Proteins from a genomic interval of Symmachiella macrocystis:
- a CDS encoding MarC family protein, which produces MSEKLIRDFMMLWATIDPIGTLSLFLGVTAAFSAQQRKGIALRCIAYSAIILLATIIVGQMLLDAMEISLYSFQIAGSLILFLFGLQMIFGSAAPKKTEEDESHDVAVFPLAIPSIASPGAIMAVTLATDNDQFEIVEQAATAVTMLVVLAITGAMLLAAERIHRVIGNNGAAILVRVMGMILAALAIESLIDGIALAFAAQ; this is translated from the coding sequence ATGAGCGAAAAGTTGATCCGCGATTTTATGATGCTGTGGGCCACGATCGATCCGATCGGTACCCTCTCGCTGTTCCTGGGAGTCACAGCCGCATTCTCCGCCCAGCAGCGTAAGGGAATTGCCTTGCGCTGCATCGCCTATTCAGCCATCATCCTGCTGGCCACAATCATCGTGGGACAGATGTTGCTGGACGCCATGGAGATCAGCCTCTATTCCTTCCAAATCGCCGGTAGCTTGATCCTGTTCCTCTTCGGGCTGCAGATGATCTTTGGCAGCGCTGCCCCCAAGAAAACCGAGGAAGACGAGTCGCACGATGTTGCCGTATTTCCACTGGCCATCCCCTCGATTGCCAGTCCCGGCGCGATCATGGCGGTGACGTTGGCCACGGACAACGACCAATTCGAAATCGTCGAACAGGCGGCGACTGCCGTGACGATGCTGGTCGTTCTGGCGATCACCGGCGCGATGCTATTGGCTGCGGAACGCATTCATCGCGTCATCGGCAACAACGGAGCTGCGATTCTGGTGCGCGTGATGGGTATGATTCTCGCCGCACTAGCGATTGAATCCCTGATCGACGGAATCGCGCTGGCCTTCGCCGCCCAGTAG
- a CDS encoding glycosyltransferase family 4 protein, which produces MNGPRAADAANSETLKRPLRVMHVLSVSIPHINGYALRSKYIVETQAESGHVEPCVVSSPFYPGLKGTAQDSEIEGIPYYRVASPQDKGLFSHPRLLPFVLLHWSKNVVNWAIPMLRRQRKAGLRVTRHITRFVQRVSKRCLRYMVRVARCARRVVATTAKLVETATEPFVGKRILPAVHMVLRVGMVATWLVSRPFVSTAQFVGREGYKLIRSSGRFLKSLLRRDPESAEAEGVPLRTRLIRKLQDKEKSLLLAMFERELVRLCKQVQPDVIHVHSPYFCGVPAVKAGKRVNIPVVYEVRGIWEESGVAQGNFERDSDVYRMWRREETWAMQNADAVTCICDELRQDIVSRGVDPHRVFVASNAVDSTLFTPASHSAATVREIPESVVEFKQRLSKVTMGYIGSIRPLEGVDGLVRGAAEVIHRGHDVTLLVVGGGKGIEELKELAEELGIGDRAVFTGQVSHDEVQFYYELIDIFVISRPASRVAKLVTPLKPLEAMAMEKPLIVSDLPALRELVDEGETGLIYRAEDSSDLADKCGRLISDAALRERLAKTARNWVVNERSWSHTIIPQLHAYALVVPSFAAPQPVEQDAPAKAA; this is translated from the coding sequence GTGAACGGACCACGCGCGGCGGACGCTGCAAACAGCGAGACGTTAAAGCGACCGCTGCGGGTGATGCACGTCTTGTCGGTCAGTATCCCACACATCAATGGCTATGCGTTGCGTAGCAAATACATTGTGGAAACACAGGCCGAATCCGGACACGTGGAACCGTGCGTGGTGAGCTCTCCTTTTTATCCAGGACTAAAAGGGACGGCGCAGGATTCAGAGATCGAGGGGATTCCCTATTATCGAGTGGCCAGTCCACAGGATAAAGGTCTATTCAGCCATCCGCGGTTGCTGCCGTTTGTGCTCCTGCATTGGTCAAAAAACGTCGTGAATTGGGCAATTCCGATGTTGCGTCGTCAGCGCAAAGCTGGTTTGCGAGTCACGCGGCATATCACACGTTTTGTTCAGCGTGTCTCCAAACGTTGTTTACGGTACATGGTGCGTGTGGCTCGCTGTGCGCGGCGCGTTGTGGCGACTACCGCTAAACTTGTTGAAACTGCGACTGAACCGTTTGTCGGCAAACGCATTCTCCCCGCCGTACATATGGTTTTGCGCGTTGGTATGGTGGCCACGTGGCTGGTGTCGCGGCCGTTTGTCTCAACAGCACAGTTTGTGGGACGCGAAGGTTATAAACTCATCCGGTCGTCGGGGCGTTTTTTGAAGTCGCTCCTGCGACGAGACCCAGAGTCGGCGGAGGCGGAGGGCGTGCCGTTGCGGACGCGGTTGATTCGAAAATTGCAGGACAAGGAAAAGTCACTGTTGCTGGCGATGTTTGAGCGGGAATTGGTGCGGCTTTGCAAGCAGGTCCAACCGGACGTGATTCACGTGCACAGCCCTTATTTCTGCGGAGTCCCGGCTGTGAAAGCAGGGAAACGCGTCAATATTCCTGTGGTGTATGAAGTCCGCGGGATTTGGGAAGAAAGCGGCGTCGCGCAAGGCAACTTCGAACGCGATAGCGATGTCTATCGCATGTGGCGCCGCGAAGAGACATGGGCCATGCAAAACGCCGATGCCGTGACCTGTATCTGTGATGAGTTACGTCAGGATATTGTCAGCCGCGGTGTGGATCCACACCGTGTGTTTGTGGCGTCCAATGCGGTCGACTCGACGTTGTTTACGCCGGCGTCACATTCTGCGGCAACCGTCCGGGAGATTCCCGAATCGGTGGTTGAATTCAAACAGCGGCTGAGTAAAGTCACAATGGGCTACATCGGTAGTATTCGCCCATTGGAAGGAGTCGATGGGCTTGTGCGGGGAGCCGCAGAGGTCATCCATCGTGGACATGACGTCACCTTGCTCGTCGTTGGCGGTGGCAAGGGGATTGAGGAACTCAAAGAATTGGCCGAGGAACTGGGCATCGGCGATCGGGCGGTCTTCACCGGTCAGGTTTCGCACGACGAAGTCCAGTTTTATTACGAATTGATCGACATCTTTGTCATTAGTCGCCCCGCGAGTCGGGTTGCGAAACTTGTGACACCGCTCAAGCCGCTTGAGGCTATGGCGATGGAAAAACCGTTGATCGTTTCGGATCTGCCCGCGCTGCGGGAATTGGTCGACGAGGGCGAGACTGGTTTGATCTATCGCGCTGAAGATTCCAGCGATTTGGCCGATAAGTGCGGCCGCTTGATTTCTGATGCGGCCCTACGCGAACGTTTGGCAAAAACCGCCCGGAATTGGGTTGTAAACGAGCGCAGTTGGAGTCATACGATCATTCCGCAACTGCATGCCTATGCACTTGTCGTTCCCAGCTTCGCCGCTCCCCAACCGGTGGAGCAAGACGCGCCAGCCAAGGCTGCTTGA
- a CDS encoding ABC transporter ATP-binding protein: MIHLKDVGVRCGRTAHRDRNFNRLLKRTAGRLRNVFAKQPVEIASSMTSEFWSLRDVSFDIGQGESVGIVGTNGAGKSTLLRVVGGIYRPTTGQVTVNGKITPLLALQHGFNSELTGMENLRMAGILLGLEPEQLEELIPSIIEFTELGNFIDKPVRTYSSGMLARLGFAVSTAVVPDVLILDEVMGVGDGAFRERCKERLVTLIAEARILLLCSHNMNYLKERCERVIWMNRGQVELDGPVDTVLERYQEFLSQGGNRTAATTKLKQAG; encoded by the coding sequence ATGATTCACCTTAAGGATGTGGGCGTTCGCTGCGGGCGGACGGCTCACCGTGATCGAAATTTTAATCGTCTGCTCAAGCGGACTGCGGGACGGTTGCGCAATGTGTTTGCCAAACAACCGGTCGAAATCGCATCGTCGATGACCTCGGAATTTTGGTCGCTGCGGGATGTCTCTTTCGATATCGGCCAAGGGGAATCGGTGGGCATCGTCGGCACGAATGGCGCCGGCAAGTCGACTTTGTTGCGGGTCGTGGGTGGGATCTATCGTCCGACGACCGGGCAGGTGACCGTCAATGGAAAAATCACACCGTTGTTGGCGCTACAGCATGGATTCAATTCGGAACTGACCGGCATGGAAAACCTGCGAATGGCAGGGATCTTGTTGGGATTAGAACCAGAGCAGTTGGAAGAATTGATTCCGAGCATCATCGAATTTACGGAACTCGGAAACTTCATCGATAAACCGGTGCGGACTTATTCCTCCGGCATGCTGGCTCGGTTGGGATTTGCCGTCTCGACGGCCGTTGTCCCTGACGTACTCATTTTGGACGAAGTCATGGGTGTGGGGGATGGAGCATTTCGTGAACGTTGTAAAGAACGTTTGGTGACGTTGATTGCTGAAGCCAGGATTTTATTACTGTGTTCGCACAATATGAATTATCTAAAAGAACGCTGTGAGCGGGTGATCTGGATGAATCGCGGACAGGTCGAGTTGGATGGTCCCGTGGATACCGTCTTGGAGCGCTATCAAGAGTTTCTATCCCAAGGGGGCAATCGTACGGCGGCCACCACGAAACTCAAACAAGCTGGATAA
- a CDS encoding ABC transporter permease — protein sequence MSQSIIAFDPHSGTSVRALPNNCFRLARYLAKVRLTLWVRDRWLGLWWWLLQPMAMGATYVFMVRYAFPGGARPFHALFIMCALLPWTCFIAATNQAGASFVGNKNLLKSFRFNYLALPLAEVMAATFRFACSFIVLGILMLYYQVAPTVHLLWIPLLLAVQFIFMLGVSNLLAVSQVFIQDTPNAWQVVSRIWFYASPSLYGLDRISERIPADYRYIYNIYILNPFATLFTAYRDVVIYGRQPDLWMLGYVTLLGSVVLAVAMFLVRRLHGVLPMHV from the coding sequence ATGTCGCAATCTATCATTGCATTTGATCCGCACTCAGGCACCTCGGTGCGGGCGTTGCCCAACAATTGCTTTCGATTGGCGCGGTATTTGGCCAAGGTGCGACTCACGCTGTGGGTCCGCGATCGTTGGCTGGGCCTGTGGTGGTGGCTGTTGCAACCGATGGCGATGGGCGCGACGTATGTGTTCATGGTCCGGTATGCTTTTCCGGGTGGTGCTCGGCCATTTCATGCCTTGTTTATCATGTGCGCGCTGTTGCCGTGGACTTGCTTTATCGCTGCCACCAATCAAGCCGGTGCGTCATTTGTCGGCAATAAGAATTTGCTGAAATCCTTCCGCTTCAATTACCTAGCGCTGCCGTTGGCGGAGGTGATGGCGGCTACGTTCCGCTTTGCCTGTTCGTTTATCGTCTTGGGCATTTTGATGCTGTATTACCAAGTAGCGCCAACGGTGCATCTGTTGTGGATTCCGTTGTTATTGGCGGTGCAGTTTATTTTTATGTTGGGCGTGAGCAATCTCTTGGCGGTGAGTCAGGTTTTTATTCAGGACACGCCGAACGCCTGGCAGGTGGTGAGCCGGATCTGGTTTTACGCGAGCCCGTCGTTGTACGGATTGGATCGGATTTCCGAACGCATTCCCGCCGATTACCGTTACATCTACAACATCTATATTTTGAACCCGTTTGCGACGTTGTTCACCGCCTATCGAGACGTTGTCATTTACGGTCGCCAGCCGGATTTGTGGATGCTGGGTTATGTCACACTGCTGGGAAGTGTGGTTTTGGCAGTGGCAATGTTTTTAGTCAGGCGGTTGCACGGCGTGCTGCCGATGCATGTTTGA
- the wecC gene encoding UDP-N-acetyl-D-mannosamine dehydrogenase, with amino-acid sequence MFPTSSVCVVGLGYIGLPTASILASKGYQVAGVDVREDVVETINRGEIHIEEPDLDVLVKAVVANNRLKAIREPQPADVFIICVPTPFTGDHRPDLSYVEKASKAIRPHVRPGNLIILESTSPPRTTEDVVAKHAVPEGLVVGKDVFVAHCPERVLPGRILIEAVENDRVIGGMTPACTQKTKSFYQSFVTGEVMATTAVSAELTKLVENSFRDVNIAFANELSVLCDHFDVDTWEIIEMANRHPRVNILSPGPGVGGHCISVDPWFLVDAAPELTNLIRTAREVNESKPQHVIDKVLKLSARFTNPVIGCLGLTYKSDVDDLRESPSLDITRALMNSDAGEVLACDPLITEDQFSEFPLHTLDEVLKRSTLIVLLTDHQQFREISPAVLHEKVVVDTRGIWR; translated from the coding sequence TTGTTTCCCACCTCATCAGTTTGCGTGGTCGGGTTAGGATACATTGGATTACCGACAGCCAGCATTTTGGCCAGCAAAGGGTATCAGGTCGCCGGTGTGGATGTTCGCGAAGACGTCGTCGAGACGATCAATCGCGGCGAAATTCACATCGAGGAACCGGATCTCGATGTGCTTGTCAAAGCCGTCGTGGCCAACAATCGTCTCAAGGCGATTCGCGAGCCGCAACCGGCAGACGTGTTTATCATTTGTGTACCTACACCGTTCACCGGCGATCATCGGCCGGATCTGTCGTATGTCGAAAAGGCGTCCAAAGCGATTCGACCGCACGTGCGGCCGGGAAATCTGATCATTCTGGAGTCCACGAGTCCTCCGCGGACAACCGAAGATGTCGTTGCCAAGCATGCGGTTCCCGAGGGCTTGGTGGTCGGCAAAGATGTGTTCGTCGCGCATTGTCCGGAACGTGTTTTGCCGGGGCGGATTTTGATCGAAGCGGTGGAAAACGACCGCGTCATCGGCGGCATGACACCCGCCTGCACGCAAAAAACAAAGAGTTTTTACCAGTCCTTCGTCACCGGCGAAGTCATGGCGACGACAGCGGTGTCGGCCGAATTGACCAAGTTGGTGGAAAACTCATTCCGCGATGTAAATATCGCGTTTGCCAACGAGTTGTCGGTTTTGTGCGATCATTTTGACGTCGATACGTGGGAAATCATCGAGATGGCAAACCGCCATCCACGGGTGAACATCCTCAGCCCGGGTCCGGGTGTGGGCGGTCATTGTATCAGCGTCGATCCTTGGTTTTTGGTCGATGCCGCACCGGAATTGACGAATTTGATCCGCACGGCTCGCGAAGTCAACGAGAGCAAGCCGCAGCATGTGATCGACAAGGTTTTGAAACTTTCCGCACGATTTACCAATCCGGTGATCGGTTGTCTGGGACTGACCTACAAGTCGGATGTCGACGATCTGCGCGAAAGCCCGTCGCTGGATATTACACGCGCATTGATGAACAGCGACGCGGGCGAGGTTCTGGCCTGCGATCCGCTGATTACTGAGGATCAGTTTTCGGAGTTCCCGTTACACACCTTGGATGAAGTGCTGAAACGGTCAACGTTGATCGTGTTATTGACGGACCATCAACAGTTTCGCGAGATTTCGCCGGCGGTGCTGCACGAAAAGGTGGTCGTGGATACGCGTGGAATTTGGCGATAG
- the wecB gene encoding non-hydrolyzing UDP-N-acetylglucosamine 2-epimerase produces MNRLRPLLIVGTRPEAIKMSPVIKECRDRPREIDAIVCSTGQHREMLQQVADYFEIKVDLDLGLMRPNQTLAGLTARCLTGLEDAINKYNPDCVVAQGDTTTVMAASLAAFYHRIPFVHVEAGLRTGDLQAPWPEEMNRRVAGIVADLHCAPTQRAADALLSEGTRPDIVQVSGNTVIDALLWTVARERNNSEQWEEKYAFLQDRRMVLITGHRRENFGGGFENICQAISTLAADFPETDFVYPVHLNPNVQAPVKSVLGALSNVHLVAPAPYPEFVWLMDRSSVILTDSGGVQEEAPSLKKPVLVMRDTTERPEAVESGAVELVGTSIDAITQGVSTLLSDAAEYAKRQIDDNPYGDGRAARRIVDGMLAMSWQSTQTLRRAG; encoded by the coding sequence TTGAACCGTCTTCGCCCATTGCTTATCGTCGGGACGCGTCCCGAAGCCATCAAGATGAGCCCCGTAATCAAGGAGTGTCGGGATCGCCCCCGCGAAATCGATGCCATCGTCTGTTCCACCGGACAGCATCGGGAAATGCTCCAGCAGGTGGCGGACTACTTTGAAATCAAAGTTGATCTCGATCTGGGATTGATGCGGCCGAATCAAACACTGGCGGGTTTAACAGCGCGGTGTCTAACTGGGCTGGAAGATGCGATCAACAAATACAATCCTGATTGCGTGGTCGCCCAGGGCGATACCACGACGGTGATGGCGGCCTCCTTGGCAGCGTTTTATCACCGGATTCCTTTTGTGCATGTCGAAGCCGGTTTGCGTACGGGCGATCTTCAGGCACCGTGGCCGGAAGAGATGAACCGCCGTGTAGCGGGGATTGTCGCCGATTTGCATTGTGCCCCGACGCAGCGTGCCGCCGATGCCCTGCTGAGCGAAGGGACGCGTCCCGACATCGTGCAGGTAAGTGGAAACACAGTCATCGACGCCCTGTTGTGGACCGTCGCTCGCGAACGCAACAACTCGGAGCAATGGGAAGAGAAATACGCATTTTTGCAAGACCGACGGATGGTGTTGATCACCGGACATCGTCGCGAAAACTTTGGCGGCGGATTTGAAAATATTTGCCAAGCGATTTCAACCTTGGCGGCTGATTTTCCTGAGACAGATTTCGTCTATCCCGTGCACTTAAACCCCAACGTCCAGGCACCCGTTAAAAGCGTGTTAGGCGCGCTGAGTAATGTGCATTTGGTGGCACCGGCGCCGTATCCCGAATTTGTGTGGCTGATGGATCGTTCGTCCGTCATCTTGACCGACTCCGGCGGCGTGCAGGAAGAAGCTCCTTCGCTGAAGAAACCGGTGTTGGTGATGCGGGATACGACCGAACGTCCCGAGGCCGTTGAAAGCGGTGCTGTCGAACTGGTGGGAACATCAATCGATGCGATTACGCAAGGTGTCTCCACACTGCTGTCCGATGCTGCGGAATATGCCAAGCGACAGATCGATGACAACCCTTATGGCGACGGCCGGGCTGCGCGGCGGATTGTGGACGGCATGCTGGCCATGTCGTGGCAGTCGACGCAAACACTGCGGCGGGCAGGTTAA
- a CDS encoding class I SAM-dependent methyltransferase: protein MTAVAEQQTIGRNFNPQPGIRQFNLELFQQLNKEYKDKPIIAAPRLKADSSRFDAARCWAEKLERRIGMRGQRVLEIGCGHGYLSHVLATEYGCEVVGVDIEVRSAWQDLDCENLRYVNADISEGHDFAHESFDRIVSLVVWEHVQHPYTLLQTCRDLLVDGGKFYLRANLHRGATASHRYREVFFPWSHLLFDDSVFYEFYEQMGQEPLGPAWVNTLTYAQYLHYFEMLGFSVIWEHLTQRPLDENLYDRFDDVLSRYPKFDLTTEFFDVILNKRPPTEPDTPTSTKEIKHNDAFLRATAERLPMSRPMDETTAQEVLDLLNSPFYRAVGKTYRLLRHVAHTLRGSKLSANTPPKH from the coding sequence ATGACAGCTGTGGCCGAGCAACAAACTATCGGGCGGAACTTCAATCCCCAACCAGGCATCCGGCAGTTCAATCTCGAACTGTTTCAGCAGCTCAACAAAGAATACAAGGACAAACCGATCATAGCCGCGCCACGGCTGAAGGCCGATTCTTCGCGGTTTGATGCCGCCCGGTGTTGGGCGGAAAAGCTCGAAAGACGGATCGGCATGCGGGGACAACGCGTTTTGGAAATCGGCTGCGGCCACGGGTACCTTTCGCACGTGCTCGCTACGGAATATGGATGCGAGGTCGTCGGGGTCGACATTGAGGTGCGAAGTGCGTGGCAAGATCTCGACTGCGAAAACCTACGGTACGTGAATGCCGACATCTCTGAGGGACACGATTTTGCTCACGAGTCATTCGACCGTATCGTCTCGCTGGTCGTCTGGGAGCACGTCCAACATCCGTATACCCTCTTGCAGACCTGCCGTGACCTGCTCGTCGACGGCGGAAAATTCTACCTGCGAGCCAACCTGCACCGCGGCGCGACCGCCTCGCACCGTTACCGCGAAGTGTTTTTCCCCTGGTCGCACCTGTTGTTCGATGATTCGGTTTTCTACGAATTCTACGAACAGATGGGACAAGAGCCATTAGGTCCAGCTTGGGTCAATACGCTGACCTACGCGCAATATCTGCATTACTTCGAGATGTTAGGTTTCTCCGTCATTTGGGAGCACCTCACGCAGCGGCCCCTGGATGAGAATCTCTATGATCGCTTCGATGACGTCTTGTCGCGCTATCCCAAGTTTGACCTGACCACGGAGTTTTTCGACGTCATTTTGAATAAACGTCCCCCGACGGAACCTGACACGCCGACCTCGACTAAAGAAATCAAACACAACGATGCCTTCTTGCGCGCGACAGCGGAGCGACTGCCGATGTCTCGTCCCATGGACGAAACGACCGCTCAAGAAGTCCTCGACCTGCTGAACTCCCCCTTCTATCGTGCCGTTGGTAAGACCTATCGTTTGCTCCGCCATGTCGCTCACACACTTCGCGGCAGCAAACTCTCCGCCAATACTCCTCCGAAACATTAA